The following coding sequences lie in one Rutidosis leptorrhynchoides isolate AG116_Rl617_1_P2 chromosome 6, CSIRO_AGI_Rlap_v1, whole genome shotgun sequence genomic window:
- the LOC139851779 gene encoding 5'-adenylylsulfate reductase 3, chloroplastic-like, whose amino-acid sequence MALAATSSSTSIVFSSSNSRKDQGVLFSSSNYQPSNRYIPAPAGLNVSRKRSTEVNALNAEPKRNDSIVPSAATVFAPDVVDKTVEVEDIEKLAKNLEKASPLEIMDKALEKYGNDIAIAFSGAEDVALIEYAHLTGRPFRVFSLDTGRLNPETYKFFDTVEKHYGIRIEYMFPDAVEVQALVRTKGLFSFYEDGHQECCRVRKVRPLRRALKGLRAWITGQRKDQSPGTRSEVPVVQVDPAFEGLDGGSGSLVKWNPVANVAGNDIWNFLRTMDVPVNSLHAQGYISIGCEPCTRSVLPGQHEREGRWWWEDAKAKECGLHKGNLIEENVNGNTSVNGNLKTVVSDIFESQNIVNLSRPGVENLLKMEDRKDAWIVVLYAPWCPFCQAMEASYVELADKLVGSDVKVGKFNADGDQKAFAQQKLQLGSYPTILFFPKHSSRPIKYPSEKRDADSLIAFINALR is encoded by the exons ATGGCGCTAGCTGCTACTTCTTCATCTACTTCAATCGTTTTTTCATCTTCTAATTCCCGAAAAGATCAAG GTGTACTGTTTAGCTCAAGTAATTATCAACCGTCCAATAGGTATATTCCGGCACCGGCGGGATTAAATGTATCCCGGAAACGGTCAACGGAGGTTAATGCTTTGAATGCTGAACCTAAAAGGAATGATTCGATTGTTCCTTCTGCTGCTACCGTATTTGCTCCTG ATGTGGTAGACAAAACCGTAGAGGTTGAGGACATTGAGAAATTGGCTAAGAATCTTGAAAAGGCTTCTCCACTTGAAATCATGGATAAAGCCCTTGAAAAATATGGGAATGATATTGCTATAGCTTTCAG TGGTGCTGAAGATGTTGCTTTGATCGAGTATGCTCACCTCACTGGACGTCCGTTTAGGGTTTTTAGTCTTGATACCGGGCGGTTGAACCCTGAAACCTACAAATTCTTTGATACCGTCGAGAAGCACTACGGCATCCGGATTGAGTACATGTTTCCGGATGCTGTAGAAGTTCAGGCCTTGGTTAGAACCAAAGGTTTGTTTTCATTTTATGAAGACGGTCATCAAGAATGTTGTCGTGTGAGAAAGGTGCGACCTTTGAGACGGGCTTTGAAGGGTTTACGGGCCTGGATCACGGGTCAAAGAAAAGACCAGTCTCCCGGTACTAGATCCGAGGTTCCAGTGGTTCAAGTGGACCCGGCTTTTGAAGGCTTGGATGGTGGTTCAGGAAGTTTAGTGAAGTGGAACCCTGTGGCTAATGTAGCCGGTAACGATATTTGGAACTTTCTTCGAACCATGGATGTGCCAGTTAACTCGTTGCATGCTCAAGGGTATATCTCGATTGGGTGCGAGCCGTGTACTAGGTCGGTCTTACCTGGTCAACACGAGAGGGAAGGAAGATGGTGGTGGGAGGATGCCAAGGCCAAAGAGTGTGGGCTTCACAAAGGGAACCTTATAGAGGAAAATGTAAACGGAAACACATCGGTTAACGGTAACCTCAAAACCGTGGTTTCTGATATCTTCGAGAGCCAAAACATTGTGAACTTGAGTCGACCCGGTGTGGAAAATCTTCTTAAGATGGAAGATCGAAAAGACGCTTGGATTGTTGTTCTTTACGCACCCTGGTGCCCATTTTGTCAG GCAATGGAAGCATCATATGTTGAATTGGCTGATAAGTTAGTTGGAAGTGATGTGAAGGTTGGCAAATTTAATGCTGATGGTGATCAAAAGGCGTTTGCGCAGCAAAAATTGCAGCTTGGAAGCTACCCGACAATCCTATTTTTCCCGAAACATTCATCAAGGCCGATCAAGTACCCATCTGAGAAGAGAGATGCCGACTCGTTGATTGCTTTCATTAATGCCCTTAGATGA